One window of Phycisphaeraceae bacterium genomic DNA carries:
- a CDS encoding ankyrin repeat domain-containing protein — translation MSERKPISFIVTVIALAAAGSVLYYYVHQLPTDVGATTASAGVQGISLHELAERGDTEALAAQIRNGAKLDVVIESGPLWQRGMTPLMAAIVAGQDKATQTILDAKPSLDVRSRDGRTALIWAAGWGTPNMVQHLLDAGAEKNVRDEANWTALMMAAGRGDAQSVNLLVKSGADINAKNKWGQTALMTALRAGNVEKTEILLEAGANPNDTDLNGLTPMHMAAEGGAPVEVISMLVKRGGNINAQSADGLTPLMIACDRADVERVKILLANGCKTELKDKDGATALDWALRRSDDNGNAVAELVRKSH, via the coding sequence ATGTCGGAACGCAAACCGATCTCTTTCATTGTCACCGTGATCGCCCTCGCTGCGGCAGGGAGCGTGCTCTACTACTACGTTCACCAGCTACCGACTGATGTCGGAGCGACCACCGCCTCCGCGGGGGTCCAGGGAATCTCGCTGCACGAACTCGCGGAGCGCGGCGACACCGAAGCTCTGGCGGCGCAGATCCGGAATGGGGCGAAACTCGACGTTGTCATCGAGTCCGGTCCGCTCTGGCAACGCGGCATGACGCCTCTGATGGCCGCGATCGTTGCGGGGCAGGACAAAGCAACCCAGACAATCCTCGATGCGAAGCCCTCACTCGATGTCCGAAGCCGCGATGGGCGCACGGCGCTCATCTGGGCCGCGGGCTGGGGCACGCCGAACATGGTGCAGCACCTGCTTGATGCCGGCGCCGAAAAGAACGTGCGTGATGAAGCGAACTGGACGGCGCTCATGATGGCCGCGGGTCGAGGTGATGCACAGAGCGTGAATCTCCTTGTGAAGTCGGGCGCCGATATCAACGCCAAAAACAAGTGGGGGCAGACAGCGCTGATGACGGCGCTGCGCGCCGGCAACGTGGAAAAAACCGAAATCCTTCTCGAAGCGGGCGCGAACCCGAACGACACCGACCTCAACGGCCTGACGCCGATGCACATGGCCGCCGAAGGCGGCGCGCCGGTAGAAGTCATCTCGATGCTCGTGAAACGCGGCGGCAATATCAACGCGCAGTCCGCCGATGGTTTGACTCCGCTGATGATCGCCTGCGATCGCGCAGACGTCGAGCGAGTGAAGATCCTGCTGGCGAACGGATGCAAGACCGAACTCAAAGACAAGGACGGCGCGACGGCACTCGATTGGGCGCTCCGCCGTTCGGACGACAACGGGAACGCGGTTGCCGAACTCGTCCGAAAGTCGCATTAA
- a CDS encoding flavin reductase — protein sequence MPAGAFVMAAGFEGKRAGVVARSVAVVADEPLMVGVSIRRGHWIEPLIRDSRAFSISVLDSADALSPRKFADDAPRDDDPFDCIAWETLQSQAPVLRRSLAAIDCEVVRRLDLEADCALIIGRVLDAKIFSGVAGK from the coding sequence TTGCCCGCCGGCGCTTTTGTGATGGCGGCAGGCTTCGAGGGCAAGCGCGCCGGAGTGGTGGCGCGCAGTGTGGCGGTCGTTGCAGACGAGCCGTTGATGGTCGGAGTTTCGATTCGGCGCGGTCACTGGATCGAGCCGCTGATCCGAGACAGCCGCGCTTTTTCGATCAGTGTTCTCGATAGCGCGGACGCGTTGTCACCCCGAAAGTTTGCAGACGATGCGCCGCGCGACGACGATCCCTTCGATTGCATCGCGTGGGAAACCCTGCAGAGTCAGGCGCCGGTGTTGCGTCGATCGCTCGCGGCGATTGACTGCGAAGTGGTGCGACGGCTCGATCTCGAAGCCGACTGCGCGCTCATCATCGGGCGCGTGCTCGACGCGAAAATCTTCTCGGGTGTCGCGGGAAAATAG
- the purM gene encoding phosphoribosylformylglycinamidine cyclo-ligase: protein MPAETLPPGSKSRASLTYASAGVDINEKDSFTESLESTMRRTFGPRVIPNPGGFAGLFRLDYKKGLFSRNYKDPVLVACCDGVGTKVKLAADLGVFNTVGIDLVAMNVNDLIVQGAEPLIFLDYIAVPTVDKKMLAAIVEGVAEGCKQSGCALLGGETANMPDVYRAGDFDLAGFCVGVVELKRAINPTRVHPGDVILGLASSGIHSNGYSLVRKVVQHAGLDLGKVYEELNEVAKGQRGKGTKGKKKAGGNGGPRTLGQVLLTPTRIYAGNIVKLQRNYRVKNVISGMAHITGSGLADNLVRSIPKNCDAIIDRSTWPVPPVFTFLQQHGNIADDEMKRVFNLGIGYCVIVRKAFAESIKEQLERLGESVFVIGEVVKGKGLMRERAI from the coding sequence ATGCCCGCCGAAACCCTTCCGCCCGGCTCGAAGTCCCGCGCTTCGCTCACCTACGCCTCCGCCGGCGTCGACATCAACGAGAAGGACTCGTTCACCGAGTCGCTCGAATCGACCATGCGCCGAACATTCGGCCCGCGCGTGATCCCGAACCCCGGCGGCTTCGCCGGGCTCTTCCGGCTCGATTACAAAAAAGGTCTCTTCAGCCGCAACTACAAAGACCCGGTGCTTGTCGCGTGCTGTGATGGTGTGGGCACGAAGGTGAAATTGGCCGCGGATCTCGGCGTGTTCAACACGGTGGGAATCGACCTCGTCGCGATGAACGTGAACGACCTGATCGTGCAGGGCGCCGAGCCGCTGATTTTTCTCGATTACATCGCCGTGCCGACGGTGGATAAGAAAATGCTCGCGGCGATCGTCGAAGGCGTCGCCGAGGGTTGCAAGCAGAGCGGGTGCGCGTTGCTCGGGGGCGAGACCGCGAACATGCCCGATGTGTATCGCGCGGGCGATTTCGATCTCGCGGGCTTCTGCGTCGGCGTCGTCGAACTCAAGCGCGCGATCAATCCGACACGAGTGCACCCGGGCGATGTGATCCTCGGCCTCGCTTCAAGCGGGATCCATAGCAACGGTTACTCGCTGGTGCGGAAAGTCGTGCAGCACGCGGGGCTTGATCTCGGCAAGGTGTATGAAGAGCTGAACGAAGTGGCGAAGGGGCAGAGGGGCAAAGGGACAAAGGGAAAGAAGAAGGCAGGAGGCAACGGCGGCCCGCGCACGCTCGGGCAGGTGTTGCTCACGCCGACGCGGATTTACGCCGGGAACATCGTCAAACTCCAACGCAACTACCGCGTCAAGAACGTGATCAGCGGCATGGCGCACATCACCGGCAGCGGCCTCGCCGACAATCTGGTCCGCTCAATTCCGAAAAACTGCGACGCGATCATCGATCGCTCAACCTGGCCTGTGCCGCCGGTGTTCACGTTCCTCCAGCAGCATGGCAACATCGCGGATGACGAGATGAAGCGTGTCTTCAACCTCGGAATAGGTTACTGCGTGATCGTGAGGAAGGCGTTCGCCGAGAGCATCAAAGAGCAACTCGAGAGACTGGGCGAATCGGTGTTCGTGATCGGCGAGGTCGTCAAAGGCAAGGGACTGATGCGGGAACGAGCGATCTGA
- a CDS encoding UDP-2,3-diacylglucosamine diphosphatase → MSFSYRSVFLSDTHLGFAGVHAAELSAFLKHLQCERLYLVGDIVDLWALRSRWRWPVMHNQVVRRVLKLAKKGVVVTYIPGNHDDALRQYIGIDLGGVRIAKQAAHRTVDGRLLLVTHGDEYDLVVQHSRMLALVGTWAYDRLIALNRIVNGLRSCVGLPKWSFSGTVKARVKGACTYISRFEQALLTEARRRGMNGVICGHIHQPLIQETTESDGSVSLYANCGDWIERTSLLVEHHDGRFEILDAAAELQNAGITIPTIPEEGVVIADDPQLELAF, encoded by the coding sequence ATGAGCTTTTCGTACCGGTCCGTTTTTCTGAGCGACACCCATCTTGGGTTTGCGGGTGTGCACGCCGCGGAACTTTCCGCGTTTCTCAAGCATCTGCAATGCGAACGGCTCTACCTTGTGGGCGACATCGTGGACCTTTGGGCGCTGCGCTCCCGCTGGCGGTGGCCGGTGATGCACAACCAGGTTGTGCGTCGCGTACTCAAACTGGCCAAGAAGGGCGTGGTTGTCACGTACATCCCGGGCAATCACGATGATGCGCTGCGGCAGTACATCGGGATCGATCTCGGCGGCGTGCGAATCGCAAAGCAGGCCGCTCATCGCACAGTCGATGGGCGGCTGCTGCTGGTCACGCATGGAGACGAATACGACCTTGTCGTGCAGCACTCGCGCATGCTGGCGCTGGTGGGAACGTGGGCATACGACCGGCTCATCGCGCTCAACCGCATCGTGAACGGGCTGCGCTCGTGTGTAGGACTTCCAAAGTGGAGCTTTTCCGGAACGGTGAAAGCCCGGGTGAAGGGCGCGTGCACTTATATCTCGCGCTTCGAGCAGGCGCTGCTCACCGAGGCACGCCGGCGCGGCATGAACGGCGTCATCTGCGGACACATCCACCAACCCCTCATCCAAGAAACCACCGAATCCGACGGGTCCGTTTCGCTCTACGCCAACTGCGGCGACTGGATCGAGCGCACTTCCCTGCTCGTCGAACATCACGATGGGCGCTTTGAGATTCTCGATGCCGCAGCGGAGCTTCAGAACGCCGGCATCACAATCCCGACCATTCCAGAGGAGGGAGTGGTCATCGCAGATGATCCGCAACTGGAGCTCGCGTTCTGA
- a CDS encoding MBL fold metallo-hydrolase has protein sequence MNVLCQAIGFLGAIGFALGAIGCSSARSVDSRSANERSPFLIVLGIAQDGGVPQAGSFDEPGRHDASKRKMVSCLGLVDLQTGKHWLFDATPDFPAQLTLLHDAGAKGKAPDGIFLTHAHIGHYTGLMYLGHEAMGTQGVKVYAAPRMRSFLESNGPWDQLVRYHNMKIESLTPGEPVRISEELRVTPFPVPHRQEYSEVLGFRIDGPGRSVLFIPDIDSWDDLDATGVRIEDLIAGVDVAYLDGTFFGEGEIPGRSMKGIPHPMISSSLERFKHLPPSERAKVRFIHLNHTNPVLDPASDAARQVSRAGMNVAQEGEVISLDTAEGSARANAR, from the coding sequence ATGAACGTACTTTGCCAAGCTATCGGGTTCCTCGGCGCGATCGGGTTCGCTCTTGGTGCGATTGGCTGCTCGTCAGCTCGTTCCGTCGACAGCAGAAGCGCCAACGAGCGCTCCCCATTCCTCATCGTGCTCGGCATAGCGCAGGACGGAGGTGTGCCGCAGGCGGGTTCGTTTGATGAGCCGGGCCGGCATGATGCATCGAAACGGAAGATGGTTTCGTGTCTGGGCTTGGTCGATCTGCAGACCGGCAAGCACTGGCTTTTCGACGCCACACCTGATTTCCCGGCGCAGCTCACTCTGCTGCACGATGCCGGCGCAAAAGGAAAGGCGCCGGACGGCATCTTCCTGACACACGCGCACATCGGGCATTACACCGGGCTCATGTATCTCGGGCACGAAGCGATGGGCACGCAAGGCGTGAAGGTCTACGCGGCACCGCGAATGCGGAGTTTCCTCGAGTCGAACGGACCCTGGGATCAGCTCGTTCGCTACCACAATATGAAGATCGAATCACTGACGCCGGGCGAGCCCGTGCGAATCTCGGAAGAGTTGCGAGTCACGCCGTTCCCGGTGCCGCACCGGCAGGAGTACTCCGAAGTGCTCGGATTCCGGATTGATGGCCCCGGTCGATCGGTGCTCTTCATTCCGGATATCGATTCGTGGGACGATCTCGACGCGACCGGCGTTCGCATCGAAGACCTGATCGCGGGAGTGGACGTGGCCTACTTGGATGGAACGTTCTTTGGTGAAGGGGAGATCCCCGGGCGCAGCATGAAGGGAATCCCGCACCCGATGATCAGTTCGAGCCTGGAGCGGTTCAAACACCTGCCGCCATCGGAGAGAGCAAAGGTGCGGTTCATCCACTTGAATCACACGAACCCGGTGCTCGATCCGGCTTCGGACGCCGCGAGGCAGGTGAGTCGGGCGGGCATGAATGTCGCTCAGGAAGGGGAAGTGATTTCGTTGGATACAGCCGAAGGGTCTGCCCGTGCGAACGCACGCTGA
- the metK gene encoding methionine adenosyltransferase: MARTQLFTSESVSMGHPDKVSDQISDAVLDAMLADDPYSRVACETLCATGLVVVAGEVTTKTYVDIPEIVRRTVREIGYTSGDMRFDSDSCAVLVALNKQSSDIAMGVDREGAGDQGMMFGYACRDTPELMPLAIQLSHQLVEQQANVRKNGKIPGLRPDSKSQVTVEYQDGKPVRVDTVVLSTQHDPQWNDRQEELKKQVVEHIIKPVLKEWWNQAIKVHVNPTGRFEIGGPHGDTGLTGRKIIVDSYGGMGRHGGGAFSGKDPTKVDRSAAYMARYIAKNVVAAGLADRCEIQLSYAIGVAEPTSVYVDCFGTAKVDEEKISQAVRNTFGLTPRKIIESLNLRTPIFSATAKHGHFGRAPGSVTVNGKKFETFSWEKTDKADALKAACK; this comes from the coding sequence ATGGCTCGCACGCAGCTGTTCACTTCCGAGTCCGTCTCGATGGGTCACCCCGACAAGGTTTCGGACCAGATTTCCGACGCCGTTCTCGATGCGATGCTGGCGGATGATCCGTACAGCCGCGTCGCGTGCGAAACGCTGTGCGCCACCGGGCTTGTCGTCGTCGCGGGTGAAGTGACAACCAAGACGTACGTCGACATTCCGGAGATCGTCCGGCGCACCGTGCGCGAAATCGGTTACACCAGCGGCGACATGCGTTTCGATTCGGATTCGTGCGCGGTCCTTGTCGCGCTGAACAAGCAGTCGTCGGATATCGCGATGGGCGTTGACCGCGAGGGCGCGGGCGACCAGGGGATGATGTTCGGCTATGCATGCAGAGACACGCCGGAGCTGATGCCGCTGGCGATCCAATTGAGCCACCAGCTTGTTGAGCAGCAGGCCAATGTCCGCAAGAACGGAAAGATCCCGGGGCTGCGCCCGGATTCCAAGAGCCAGGTGACCGTTGAGTATCAGGACGGCAAGCCCGTGCGCGTCGACACCGTCGTGCTGAGCACTCAGCACGATCCGCAATGGAACGACCGCCAGGAAGAACTCAAGAAGCAGGTTGTCGAGCACATCATCAAGCCGGTGCTCAAGGAGTGGTGGAACCAGGCGATCAAGGTGCACGTGAACCCGACCGGCCGCTTTGAGATCGGCGGGCCGCACGGCGATACCGGCCTCACGGGGCGCAAGATCATCGTCGATTCGTACGGCGGCATGGGTCGGCACGGCGGCGGCGCGTTTTCCGGCAAGGATCCGACGAAGGTCGATCGCTCCGCGGCGTACATGGCCCGCTACATCGCGAAGAACGTTGTTGCCGCCGGACTTGCCGATCGATGCGAGATTCAATTGAGCTACGCGATCGGCGTCGCCGAACCGACGAGCGTGTACGTCGACTGCTTCGGGACCGCCAAGGTCGATGAAGAGAAGATCAGCCAAGCCGTGCGCAACACGTTCGGGCTCACTCCTCGCAAGATCATCGAGAGCCTGAATCTCAGGACGCCGATTTTCAGCGCGACCGCGAAACACGGGCACTTCGGACGCGCTCCGGGAAGCGTGACGGTGAACGGCAAGAAGTTCGAAACCTTTTCGTGGGAAAAGACCGACAAGGCCGACGCGCTCAAGGCGGCGTGCAAGTAA
- a CDS encoding DNA-3-methyladenine glycosylase I, translated as MKPKSRCAWVPQDKPDYIAYHDTEWGVPVHDDRKLFEMLILEGAQAGLSWYTILRRREGYRKAFCSFDVRKVAKLTDAQLEQILSEGDIIRNRLKVFGTRKNAIAFLAIQKEFGSFDRYLWEFVKGKPIVNRPRGPKDFRSVSQESDALSKDLRRRGMTFVGSTIIYAFMQAIGMVNDHAATCFCAPRAISAERATGHRNRTVHRV; from the coding sequence ATGAAACCAAAGAGTCGATGCGCGTGGGTACCCCAAGACAAACCGGACTACATCGCGTATCACGACACGGAATGGGGTGTTCCTGTGCACGATGATCGCAAGCTCTTCGAGATGCTGATTCTCGAAGGGGCGCAGGCCGGCCTGAGTTGGTACACGATCCTGCGCAGGCGCGAGGGCTATCGCAAGGCGTTTTGCAGCTTTGATGTCCGCAAGGTCGCGAAGCTGACCGATGCGCAGCTCGAACAAATTCTGTCCGAGGGCGACATCATCCGCAATCGTCTGAAAGTGTTCGGCACGCGCAAGAACGCGATCGCTTTCCTTGCGATCCAGAAGGAGTTCGGCTCATTTGATCGCTACTTGTGGGAGTTCGTGAAGGGCAAACCCATCGTCAATCGTCCGCGGGGGCCGAAGGACTTTCGCTCGGTTTCTCAAGAGTCAGACGCACTCTCAAAGGACCTTCGCAGGCGCGGCATGACCTTCGTAGGCTCGACGATCATCTACGCGTTCATGCAGGCGATCGGCATGGTGAACGATCACGCCGCGACCTGCTTTTGCGCCCCGCGGGCCATCTCAGCGGAAAGAGCGACCGGCCACCGGAACCGCACCGTTCATCGTGTGTGA
- a CDS encoding PEP-CTERM sorting domain-containing protein has product MSRFLAIACAMGCSASVLGAEAFSNATVQPGGPRPPTSGEAFFNIEGNANGNFASWGAARFDMTADKAALDALYGVNNWVVTGARLKLTQSNAAFSTAGDVSVFFSSNNSTSFDSGTSPLRFNAGFLPGGNSQGADGLVREATALVTYTYTPIASGTIDTYNLILSPGLLSRLMAGSASNIVTLTFEGQSDTVAATYAGFSNFTYDGPVLEIIAEQVPAPGSLALLGLSGLIAGRRRR; this is encoded by the coding sequence ATGAGCAGGTTTCTGGCGATCGCATGCGCGATGGGGTGTTCCGCTTCGGTACTTGGTGCGGAGGCTTTCTCGAACGCAACCGTGCAGCCGGGCGGACCTCGCCCACCCACGAGCGGAGAAGCTTTTTTCAATATCGAAGGAAACGCGAACGGCAATTTCGCCAGTTGGGGCGCCGCGCGGTTCGATATGACCGCCGACAAGGCAGCCCTCGATGCGCTGTACGGTGTAAACAACTGGGTCGTGACGGGCGCCCGTCTCAAACTCACTCAATCCAATGCCGCCTTTTCAACCGCGGGAGACGTTTCGGTCTTTTTCAGCTCGAACAATTCCACGTCCTTTGACTCCGGCACGAGCCCTCTGCGATTCAACGCCGGATTCCTTCCGGGCGGCAACAGCCAGGGCGCCGACGGCCTCGTTCGCGAGGCGACGGCTCTCGTCACGTACACCTACACACCAATCGCAAGCGGAACGATCGATACTTACAACCTTATTCTCAGCCCCGGCCTTCTCAGCCGACTGATGGCGGGCTCGGCCAGCAACATCGTCACCCTCACCTTCGAGGGCCAAAGCGACACCGTTGCCGCGACATACGCCGGATTCTCCAATTTCACGTACGATGGCCCCGTGCTTGAAATCATTGCGGAGCAAGTCCCGGCACCCGGCTCGCTCGCCCTTTTGGGCCTCTCCGGTCTGATCGCGGGACGCCGGCGCCGCTGA